The following proteins come from a genomic window of Enterobacter chengduensis:
- a CDS encoding NupC/NupG family nucleoside CNT transporter translates to MFKIVHFLLALVIILALAWLVSFDRRKIRIRYVLQLIVIEIALAFFFLHAESGLFLIKYVSGFFESLLKFAGEGTNFVFGGMGEKGLAFIFLGVLCPIIFISALIGILQHWRILPIFIRAIGTLLSKVNGMGKLESFNAMSSLILGQSENFIAYKGVLGDLSSRRLFTMAATAMSTVSLSIVGAYMTMLDAKFVVAALILNMFSTFIILSVINPARPEAEPEVKLEKLHESQSFFEMLGEYILAGFKVAMIILAMLIGFIALISAVNALFSSVFSMSFQQILGYVFYPLAWLVGIPLSDALNAGSIMATKLLANEFVAMIELQKIAHQMSPRGLGILSVFLVSFANFASIGIVAGAIKGLNEQQGNVVSRFGLRLVYGATLVSLLSASFAGLVL, encoded by the coding sequence ATGTTTAAGATTGTCCATTTCCTGCTGGCGCTGGTCATTATTCTTGCGCTGGCCTGGCTGGTGAGTTTCGACCGCCGAAAAATTCGCATTCGTTATGTTTTACAGCTGATTGTCATTGAAATTGCCCTGGCGTTCTTTTTCCTGCACGCCGAAAGCGGCTTATTCCTGATTAAATACGTTTCCGGCTTCTTTGAATCCCTGCTGAAATTTGCCGGCGAAGGCACCAATTTTGTCTTTGGCGGAATGGGTGAAAAAGGGCTGGCGTTCATTTTCCTCGGCGTGCTTTGCCCGATTATTTTTATTTCCGCGCTGATCGGTATTCTTCAGCACTGGCGGATCCTGCCGATTTTTATTCGGGCGATCGGTACGCTGCTGTCGAAAGTGAACGGTATGGGCAAGCTGGAATCGTTTAACGCGATGAGCTCGCTGATCCTCGGCCAGTCGGAAAACTTCATTGCCTACAAGGGCGTGCTGGGCGATCTCTCCTCGCGTCGCCTGTTCACCATGGCGGCCACCGCCATGTCGACGGTCTCCCTGTCGATTGTCGGCGCTTACATGACCATGCTCGACGCCAAATTTGTCGTTGCGGCGCTGATTCTGAACATGTTCAGCACCTTTATTATTCTCTCCGTCATCAACCCGGCGCGCCCGGAAGCGGAGCCGGAGGTTAAGCTGGAAAAACTGCACGAATCCCAGAGCTTCTTCGAAATGCTCGGCGAGTATATTCTGGCCGGTTTTAAGGTGGCGATGATTATCCTGGCGATGCTGATCGGCTTTATCGCGCTTATTAGCGCCGTCAACGCCCTCTTCTCCAGCGTATTCAGCATGAGCTTCCAGCAGATCCTGGGCTATGTATTTTATCCCCTGGCGTGGCTGGTGGGTATTCCGCTGAGCGATGCCCTAAACGCGGGCAGTATTATGGCGACCAAGCTGCTGGCGAATGAGTTTGTGGCGATGATCGAGCTGCAAAAAATCGCGCACCAGATGTCCCCGCGCGGGCTGGGCATTTTGTCCGTCTTCCTGGTGTCGTTCGCGAACTTCGCGTCCATCGGCATCGTGGCCGGGGCGATTAAGGGCCTGAACGAGCAGCAGGGTAACGTGGTATCGCGCTTTGGCCTGCGTCTGGTCTACGGCGCGACGCTGGTGAGCCTGCTGTCGGCGAGCTTTGCGGGGCTGGTGCTCTGA